A window of the Oncorhynchus masou masou isolate Uvic2021 chromosome 13, UVic_Omas_1.1, whole genome shotgun sequence genome harbors these coding sequences:
- the LOC135552801 gene encoding uncharacterized protein LOC135552801: MAASILRRKIPLVCMVDLIIPSLQQANDSQSWRRKGAELLERPHIIGDGQTDWMTEKVDLSSFQSTTESSSSSSSPPSPLEHDVKVPSDLEVMTSLLQEELAQLEDYFRSESTSTKLDKSPKCDKGAQAMGAHSYYQLPYASYSGNQSETSPLVVTLATGELDRVSFCGGPVGRSKMARPAPYNYHHRSYNTCRRIVSDGVNKVGEELEHDTWSAKGSYSGSTEVAVNHCSTLKTVGKSISSVKKVRECGVSLKEEESYCFTEDVFCSEEMTRGFCMGGSFDTHPKREGQLMHGMKVSGYDGMGLEVLHCNKDGGLSGTIPQEPEANDGYYHHHPNVAHTEPYHSFIGEIEEPTQAHGIEPQHGHYLFPECIGDQSYECLSRGESEGPMVDSPIHRQAVQRLKEDPCSLSCLKPGLVSVPLEVHTGERKQKKRDQNKTAAHRYRLRKRAELDILEEELHGLEGQNRELQDKAESVEREIQYVKDLLIEVYKARSQRLKQDASA; the protein is encoded by the exons ATGGCTGCATCGATCCTTCGCAGGAAAATTCCTCTTGTTTGCATGGTCGACCTCATTATTCCCTCTCTCCAACAAGCTAACGACAGCCAATCCTGGAGAAGGAAGGGGGCGGAGTTATTGGAGAGACCGCACATAATTG GTGATGGTCAGACGGACTGGATGACGGAAAAAGTTGATTTGTCTTCGTTCCAGTCGACTACTGAATCCTCTTCGAGCTCATCTTCTCCGCCCTCACCGTTGGAACATGATGTCAAGGTGCCCTCTGACTTGGAGGTCATGACCTCTCTTTTGCAAGAGGAGCTTGCTCAGCTTGAGGATTACTTCCGGTCTGAATCGACTTCAACCAAATTGGACAAATCACCAAAATGTGACAAAGGCGCCCAAGCAATGGGTGCCCATTCTTACTACCAGTTGCCCTATGCTTCCTACAGTGGCAACCAATCAGAAACAAGCCCACTGGTTGTTACCCTGGCAACGGGGGAACTCGACCGGGTGAGCTTCTGTGGTGGTCCCGTTGGAAGATCCAAAATGGCGAGACCAGCCCCATACAACTATCATCATCGTTCATACAATACTTGCCGAAGAATAGTTTCAGATGGTGTCAACAAAGTTGGTGAGGAACTTGAGCATGACACCTGGAGTGCCAAAGGAAGTTACTCAGGAAGCACAGAGGTGGCTGTTAACCACTGTTCTACATTGAAAACCGTGGGGAAGAGCATTAGCAGTGTTAAGAAAGTCAGAGAATGTGGTGTATCGTTGAAGGAAGAGGAAAGTTATTGTTTTACAGAGGACGTGTTTTGCAGTGAAGAGATGACCAGAGGTTTTTGTATGGGTGGGTCCTTCGATACCCACCCCAAGCGAGAAGGACAGTTGATGCATGGTATGAAGGTTAGTGGTTATGATGGTATGGGGCTGGAGGTCTTGCATTGCAACAAAGATGGTGGACTCTCTGGAACTATTCCTCAAGAGCCAGAGGCAAACGATggctattaccaccaccacccgaACGTTGCTCATACAGAGCCTTATCATAGCTTTATCGGTGAAATCGAAGAGCCTACACAAGCACATGGTATAGAGCCCCAGCATGGCCACTACCTCTTCCCAGAATGCATCGGAGACCAAAGCTACGAATGTCTGTcaagaggagagagcgaggggccAATGGTGGACTCGCCCATTCACAGGCAAGCAGTACAGAGGCTAAAGGAAGATCCATGCTCCCTGAGCTGCCTCAAACCAGGccttgtctctgtccctctggaAGTACATACCGGAGAACGGAAGCAGaagaagagagaccagaacaaAACAGCTGCTCACAG GTATCGACTGCGTAAGAGGGCGGAGCTGGACATACTGGAGGAGGAGCTTCATGGGCTGGAGGGACAGAACCGGGAGCTCCAGGACAAGGCGGAGTCAGTGGAACGAGAGATTCAATATGTCAAAGATTTACTCATCGAGGTCTACAAAGCCCGTAGTCAACGCCTAAAGCAAGATGCCAGTGCCTAA